A region of Arvicanthis niloticus isolate mArvNil1 chromosome 18, mArvNil1.pat.X, whole genome shotgun sequence DNA encodes the following proteins:
- the Gins2 gene encoding DNA replication complex GINS protein PSF2 has protein sequence MDAAEVEFLAEKELVTIIPNFSLDKIYLIGGDLGPFNPGLPVDVPLWLAINLKQRQKCRLLPPEWMDVEKLEQIRDEERKEETFTPVPSPHYMEVTKLLLNHASDNIPKADTIRTLIKDLWDTRMAKLRVSADSFVRQQEAHAKLDNLTLMEVNSSGAFLTQALNHMYKLRTNLQPSESSQSQDF, from the exons ATGGACGCGGCCGAGGTGGAGTTTTTGGCCGAGAAGGAGCTGGTGACTATCATCCCGAACTTCAGTCTGGACAAGATCTACCTGATCGGG GGGGACCTGGGGCCGTTCAACCCTGGCTTACCCGTGGACGTGCCCCTGTGGCTGGCCATTAAcctgaaacagagacagaagtgcCGTCTGCTACCTCCAGAGTGGATGGATGTGG AGAAATTGGAGCAGATACGGGATGAGGAGCGGAAGGAGGAGACATTCACCCCAGTGCCCAGCCCACACTACATGGAGGTCACGAAGCTCCTGCTGAATCA TGCTTCTGATAACATTCCCAAAGCAGACACCATCCGAACACTGATCAAAGATCTGTGGGACACACGCATGGCCAAGCTCCGGGTGTCTGCTGACAGTTTTGTGCGGCAGCAAGAGGCACATGCCAAG CTGGATAACTTGACCTTGATGGAGGTCAACAGCAGCGGGGCCTTCCTCACCCAGGCCCTCAACCACATGTACAAACTCCGTACAAACCTGCAACCCTCCGAGAGCTCTCAGTCTCAGGACTTCTAA